Proteins encoded in a region of the Brevefilum fermentans genome:
- a CDS encoding AOC03_06830 family ribosome hibernation factor — MNRHDVHLVQQIMGYPCVSITLPTHRTAPENRQDPVRVKNLVREAVNRLLDEFPKREIEPLLIRLEKLAESIDYNYLLDGLVLYANHDFSQSFMLPFSIPERVVVDDTFLTRDLVHALNHTTRYWVLSLSEKPTRLYEGVRDNLKEIQIEGFPMEHTMPGGSKSLPGGKGVNISAYRDEYHRKFFRQVDSALKPFMDADRLPLVVVGVDRYHSFFNEVTKYSDQIIGRITGNYDKTSAHDLSKLVWPLVEENLAKKREKMLGELEKAVSDRKVATEISDIWQKASSGLGRHLMVEEGFQFPARLDQSGQNLIPADDVTAPDVIDDAVDEIIEFVVQMGGEVTFMQDGQLEKYQRIALILRY; from the coding sequence ATGAATCGTCATGATGTCCACCTCGTTCAACAAATTATGGGTTACCCGTGTGTCTCGATCACTTTGCCGACCCACCGTACAGCACCGGAGAACCGGCAGGACCCTGTTCGGGTGAAAAATCTCGTCCGTGAAGCAGTGAACCGGCTTTTAGATGAATTTCCCAAACGTGAAATTGAACCTTTATTGATCCGCCTGGAGAAATTAGCCGAAAGCATCGATTACAACTATCTTCTGGATGGGCTCGTGCTGTATGCCAACCATGATTTCAGCCAGAGTTTTATGCTGCCTTTTTCAATTCCTGAGCGTGTTGTGGTTGACGATACCTTTTTAACCCGCGACCTGGTGCATGCCCTCAACCATACCACCCGCTACTGGGTGTTGAGTTTGAGTGAAAAGCCCACCCGCCTATACGAGGGCGTTCGGGACAACCTCAAAGAAATACAGATAGAAGGGTTTCCCATGGAGCATACCATGCCAGGGGGAAGTAAATCCTTGCCCGGAGGAAAGGGTGTCAACATTTCAGCTTATCGGGATGAATACCATCGGAAATTCTTCCGTCAGGTTGATAGCGCCCTCAAACCCTTTATGGATGCAGACCGACTGCCCCTGGTTGTTGTCGGCGTGGATCGATACCATTCGTTTTTCAACGAAGTGACCAAGTATTCAGATCAGATCATTGGGCGCATCACGGGCAATTATGATAAGACATCTGCCCATGACCTGAGCAAACTCGTCTGGCCCCTGGTTGAAGAAAACCTTGCTAAAAAACGCGAAAAGATGTTAGGCGAACTGGAAAAAGCAGTGAGCGACCGGAAAGTTGCGACCGAAATCAGTGATATTTGGCAAAAAGCTTCATCCGGACTTGGCAGGCATCTGATGGTTGAAGAAGGCTTTCAATTTCCTGCCCGCCTTGATCAGAGCGGCCAAAACCTCATCCCTGCAGATGACGTCACCGCTCCCGATGTGATCGATGATGCTGTTGACGAGATCATTGAATTTGTTGTTCAGATGGGCGGCGAGGTCACATTCATGCAAGATGGTCAGTTGGAAAAATACCAGCGGATTGCGCTCATCTTGCGCTATTGA
- a CDS encoding metallophosphoesterase family protein gives MKIGVLSDTHDNLANLLAVLEICREQQIDTVIHCGDLTGLEMVSHFAGFRTIFTFGNMDHVSGAIKKRFEKIGKDNYAGLVFTGALGGVSIAATHSHIEGKLMDLVSSQRYKWVFHGHTHLKRDEIIHGLRIVNPGALGGLGREPRSFCIANLLTEDVEFIRI, from the coding sequence ATGAAAATCGGCGTTCTTTCTGATACACATGATAACCTGGCTAATCTATTAGCCGTACTGGAAATTTGTCGTGAACAACAGATTGATACGGTGATCCACTGCGGAGACCTGACCGGGCTGGAGATGGTCTCGCATTTTGCCGGTTTTCGGACGATTTTTACCTTTGGCAATATGGATCATGTTTCCGGCGCCATTAAAAAACGGTTTGAAAAGATCGGCAAGGATAATTATGCCGGTTTGGTATTTACTGGTGCGCTGGGAGGCGTTTCGATTGCAGCAACGCACAGCCATATTGAGGGTAAGCTGATGGACCTGGTGAGCAGTCAGCGGTACAAGTGGGTTTTTCACGGGCACACACATCTGAAACGAGATGAAATTATCCACGGATTGCGGATTGTCAACCCGGGTGCGCTGGGCGGTTTGGGCAGAGAGCCCCGTTCTTTTTGCATTGCAAATTTACTCACCGAAGATGTAGAATTTATCAGGATTTAA
- a CDS encoding cold-shock protein: MAERELGVVKWFSDQKNFGFIAPDNAEKDVFVHYSQIKVEGYKTLRQGQRVEFEIVEGDKGPMAQNVVPID; encoded by the coding sequence ATGGCAGAGCGAGAACTTGGCGTTGTTAAGTGGTTCAGCGACCAAAAGAACTTTGGCTTCATCGCCCCTGATAACGCCGAAAAAGACGTTTTTGTTCACTACTCTCAGATCAAAGTTGAGGGTTACAAAACCCTGCGCCAAGGTCAGCGAGTGGAGTTCGAAATCGTTGAGGGCGATAAAGGCCCTATGGCTCAAAACGTCGTTCCCATTGATTAA
- a CDS encoding 3'-5' exonuclease, with translation MAIALDQILVIDVEATCWEGDPPAGQSSEIIEIGLCMLDVSSGERSVRRAIMVKPQRSTLSEYCIRLTTITPEMLADGLSFAEACAVLDEEYRAHQRTWASFGDYDRLQFIKQCEAWDIPYPFGRSHINIKNLLALQLGLKREVGLQRGCSLLGLTFEGSLHRGVDDAWNVAAVLERVLLGRRR, from the coding sequence ATGGCAATAGCGCTTGATCAGATTCTGGTAATTGATGTAGAGGCCACCTGCTGGGAGGGCGATCCGCCGGCAGGGCAAAGCAGTGAAATTATTGAGATTGGTTTATGCATGCTGGATGTTAGCAGTGGTGAGCGTTCAGTGCGCCGAGCGATCATGGTTAAGCCACAGCGTTCAACACTAAGTGAGTATTGCATCCGATTGACCACCATTACTCCGGAGATGCTGGCTGATGGGCTGTCTTTTGCGGAAGCATGTGCGGTTTTAGATGAAGAATATCGTGCTCACCAACGGACGTGGGCCAGCTTCGGCGATTACGACCGCCTACAATTTATTAAACAGTGTGAGGCATGGGACATCCCATACCCTTTTGGACGCTCGCACATCAACATCAAAAACCTGCTAGCTTTGCAGCTCGGGTTGAAGAGAGAGGTTGGATTGCAGCGCGGGTGCAGTTTATTGGGGCTGACCTTTGAGGGCTCGCTGCACCGCGGGGTTGATGACGCCTGGAATGTCGCGGCGGTGCTCGAGCGGGTGCTTCTGGGGCGGAGGCGATAA
- a CDS encoding tetratricopeptide repeat protein, protein MTSSLQAGINAAKAGRMQEALEHLKDAIIEEPQNADVWVWVAAIIDDTNKQAIFLEKALEIDPHNIPAQRGLAYLEKRRRDEASVSGEHLSDYTRPISPFPHGVKQPAPVQPVQAPQSTIVELGFMAQADHKKSAGKVPETGQQANGSKLTAVEVGLLGIVALVFCFIGLLAASALFNFDLPVGNIFGERSAITSAPPYAGVFLYEDNKFFDMTQHEGLPTQLSGIPTSRNEIPLVVLYETHADRNQMKLIFETGAYIPIRGKAGPDGAVVIMPEQALQPGLYCFQQLNAAGATPDAFYWCFIVDVSIVLD, encoded by the coding sequence ATGACATCCTCATTACAAGCCGGAATCAACGCAGCCAAGGCCGGACGCATGCAGGAAGCCCTGGAGCATTTGAAGGATGCCATTATTGAAGAACCGCAAAATGCTGATGTCTGGGTTTGGGTCGCTGCCATTATTGATGACACAAACAAACAGGCAATCTTCCTGGAAAAAGCGCTTGAGATCGATCCCCACAACATTCCGGCCCAACGCGGACTGGCATACCTTGAAAAACGGCGGCGCGATGAAGCCAGCGTAAGCGGTGAACACCTCTCCGATTACACCCGACCAATCTCACCCTTCCCACATGGCGTAAAACAACCTGCCCCTGTTCAGCCTGTGCAAGCGCCTCAATCCACCATTGTTGAGTTAGGATTTATGGCACAAGCTGATCATAAAAAATCTGCGGGAAAAGTTCCTGAAACAGGGCAACAAGCCAATGGATCGAAATTAACCGCGGTTGAAGTCGGGTTGCTGGGGATTGTTGCCCTCGTGTTTTGTTTTATTGGCTTGCTGGCAGCCAGCGCACTCTTCAACTTCGATCTGCCGGTGGGAAATATATTCGGGGAACGTTCAGCGATAACGTCCGCGCCCCCCTATGCAGGCGTTTTCTTATATGAAGACAATAAGTTCTTTGATATGACGCAGCACGAAGGCCTGCCCACCCAACTTTCAGGGATCCCCACCAGTCGGAATGAAATCCCCCTGGTTGTTCTCTACGAAACCCATGCAGACCGCAACCAGATGAAGCTGATTTTCGAAACCGGCGCGTATATTCCCATTCGGGGCAAAGCTGGCCCGGATGGGGCTGTTGTGATCATGCCTGAACAGGCACTGCAGCCCGGGCTGTATTGCTTTCAGCAGTTAAACGCTGCAGGCGCAACTCCGGATGCCTTTTACTGGTGTTTTATTGTTGATGTATCGATTGTTTTAGATTGA
- a CDS encoding MBG domain-containing protein → MIKRKTIFLALIIVSLLLGTTTLVKAVPPLPSSFYGTVQINGENVEVGTVISAWIDGVQYASTTVILHEGFSVFAIDVPGDDPSTPEIIEGGKQNDTIVFKIGDLVADETAKWQTGTYRPQDLSVKVLTITADPQEKVYGDDDPELTFSYTPYDPDDEIIFDGALAREEGEDVGTYAITQGDLSAEGYTIIFKSDNLIINPKPITITADAKTKVYGAFDPTLSYQSDVPLVEGDKFTGGLARVAGENVGTYQITIGTLTAGPNYTITFVPANLTITARPITIKADDKEKMIGDSDPVLTYSITAGSLAFDDEVTGALVRDAGEALGTYPIKQGTLAIDDGKGGANYDLTFVEGTFTIKQIPITITAHAATKVYGEEDPEFTYTASDPSVILTGKLGREPGENAGIYAITIGTLSAGEQYAINFVSADFTITKKAASVTPNAASKVYGEADPTFTGVLTGFLAGDNVVAVYSRQAGETVAGSPYEISATLSPAGVLGNYEITYNTANFTITKREASVTPNAASKVYGEADPTFTGVLTGFLAGDNVVAVYSRAAGETVAGSPYAISAVLSPEGVLANYNITYNTAEFTITKKEASVTPNDATKVYGEADPTFTGVLTGFLVADGVTAVYSREAGETVAGSPYVINAVLSPEEVLDNYDITYNTANFTITPKAITVTADPKTKTYGLPDPALTYGVTGMEDGDSLTGGLARVAGENVGTYQITIGTLTAGPNYTITFVPANLTITARPITITADDKERMIGDSDPVLTYSITAGSLAFDDEVTGALVRDAGEALGTYPIKQGTLAIDDGKGGANYDLTFVEGTFTIKQIPITITAHAATKVYGEEDPEFTYTASDPSVALTGALGREPGENVGAYAITIGTLSAGPEYAITFVSADLSITKRPITIAVDDKEKVEGDPDPVLTWKIKSGSLAFADKITGVLERESGEDVGVYKILIGSLKIDDGNNGENYNLKFEEGTFKILSGKFYIFIPLLRQ, encoded by the coding sequence ATGATCAAGCGTAAAACTATATTTTTAGCATTAATTATTGTAAGCCTGTTGCTCGGCACAACCACTTTGGTGAAAGCGGTGCCACCTTTGCCATCCAGTTTTTACGGGACTGTCCAAATAAACGGTGAGAATGTTGAGGTTGGTACAGTCATCAGTGCCTGGATTGACGGAGTGCAATATGCATCTACCACTGTCATCCTTCACGAAGGCTTCTCGGTTTTCGCAATCGACGTGCCTGGTGATGATCCTTCTACACCAGAAATAATCGAGGGTGGTAAGCAAAATGATACTATCGTCTTCAAAATTGGCGATCTGGTAGCTGACGAAACCGCCAAATGGCAAACAGGAACATATCGTCCACAAGACTTATCCGTTAAAGTTCTAACAATAACTGCTGATCCACAGGAAAAGGTCTATGGGGATGATGATCCCGAATTGACTTTCTCCTATACACCCTATGATCCTGATGACGAAATCATCTTTGATGGTGCATTGGCTCGTGAAGAGGGTGAGGATGTAGGGACTTACGCCATCACACAAGGTGATCTTTCAGCTGAGGGTTATACCATCATTTTCAAATCAGACAATTTGATCATCAATCCTAAACCGATTACGATCACTGCTGACGCGAAAACGAAGGTATATGGCGCTTTTGATCCTACATTAAGTTATCAATCCGACGTGCCTCTGGTAGAAGGTGATAAATTTACGGGTGGCTTGGCGCGTGTCGCTGGTGAAAATGTGGGAACCTATCAGATCACCATCGGGACCCTGACGGCTGGCCCCAATTACACCATTACCTTTGTACCGGCAAATCTAACGATCACCGCACGACCAATCACGATTAAAGCAGATGATAAGGAGAAAATGATCGGTGATTCAGATCCGGTTCTGACCTACAGCATCACAGCAGGTTCATTGGCGTTTGACGATGAGGTCACAGGCGCCTTGGTCCGGGATGCTGGAGAAGCTCTTGGCACTTATCCGATCAAGCAGGGAACCCTGGCTATCGATGATGGCAAAGGCGGAGCCAACTATGATCTGACCTTTGTTGAAGGCACCTTCACCATCAAGCAGATTCCCATCACAATTACAGCCCATGCAGCGACCAAGGTGTATGGCGAAGAAGATCCTGAATTCACTTATACTGCTTCTGATCCATCGGTGATTCTGACCGGTAAATTAGGGCGTGAGCCAGGAGAAAACGCAGGAATCTATGCCATCACGATTGGCACACTTTCTGCAGGTGAGCAATATGCGATCAATTTTGTTTCGGCTGATTTCACCATCACGAAGAAAGCCGCCTCAGTCACACCGAATGCAGCCAGCAAGGTTTATGGCGAGGCTGACCCGACCTTCACAGGTGTGTTAACCGGTTTCCTGGCGGGTGATAATGTGGTCGCAGTCTACAGCCGTCAGGCTGGCGAGACGGTGGCTGGTAGTCCCTATGAAATCAGCGCGACACTGAGCCCTGCAGGCGTTTTAGGCAACTATGAAATCACCTACAACACCGCCAACTTCACGATTACGAAAAGGGAAGCTTCAGTCACGCCAAATGCAGCCAGTAAGGTCTATGGCGAGGCTGATCCGACCTTCACAGGTGTGTTAACCGGTTTCCTGGCAGGTGATAATGTGGTCGCAGTCTACAGCCGGGCGGCTGGCGAGACGGTGGCTGGCAGTCCTTACGCCATCAGTGCGGTGCTCAGCCCAGAAGGGGTACTGGCAAACTATAACATCACTTACAACACGGCTGAATTTACCATCACGAAAAAGGAAGCCTCAGTCACCCCAAATGACGCCACCAAGGTTTATGGCGAGGCTGACCCGACCTTTACAGGTGTGTTAACCGGCTTCCTGGTTGCGGATGGTGTGACCGCAGTCTACAGCCGTGAGGCTGGTGAGACGGTGGCTGGCAGCCCTTACGTCATCAACGCGGTGCTCAGCCCAGAAGAGGTTCTGGATAACTACGATATCACCTACAACACGGCGAACTTCACAATCACACCCAAAGCGATCACAGTGACTGCTGATCCAAAGACTAAGACTTACGGCTTGCCGGATCCTGCATTAACGTATGGTGTGACAGGTATGGAGGATGGCGACAGTCTTACGGGTGGCTTGGCGCGTGTCGCTGGTGAAAATGTGGGAACCTATCAGATCACCATCGGGACCCTGACGGCTGGCCCCAATTACACCATTACCTTTGTACCGGCAAATCTAACGATCACCGCACGACCAATCACGATTACAGCAGATGATAAGGAGAGAATGATCGGTGATTCAGATCCGGTTCTGACCTACAGCATCACAGCAGGTTCATTGGCATTTGACGATGAGGTCACAGGCGCCTTGGTCCGGGATGCTGGAGAAGCTCTTGGCACTTATCCGATCAAGCAGGGAACCCTGGCTATCGATGATGGCAAAGGCGGAGCCAACTATGATCTGACCTTTGTTGAAGGCACCTTCACCATCAAGCAGATTCCCATCACAATTACAGCCCATGCAGCGACCAAGGTGTATGGCGAAGAAGATCCTGAATTCACTTATACTGCTTCTGATCCATCGGTAGCACTAACCGGCGCATTAGGGCGCGAGCCGGGTGAGAATGTAGGCGCTTATGCGATCACGATTGGCACCTTATCTGCCGGGCCAGAATATGCTATCACGTTTGTTTCAGCCGACCTTTCTATTACTAAACGTCCTATCACGATCGCTGTTGATGACAAAGAAAAAGTAGAGGGGGATCCTGATCCTGTGCTAACTTGGAAGATTAAAAGCGGCTCACTGGCTTTTGCTGATAAAATCACCGGCGTTTTGGAGCGTGAATCCGGTGAAGATGTGGGTGTTTATAAGATCTTAATTGGTTCACTGAAAATTGATGATGGAAATAATGGTGAGAACTATAATCTAAAATTTGAGGAAGGTACTTTTAAAATACTTTCGGGAAAATTTTATATCTTCATCCCTCTTTTGAGACAATAA
- a CDS encoding family 4 glycosyl hydrolase, whose protein sequence is MKVQPTKIVCVGAGSYSFGLTTLVSLLRSPILNGSQLILVDKNEAHLAIMVELISWLNDVWDAGMHIDAYTHHRQALKDANFVINAIEVGPREGLWESDFRIPLKFGVRQPYAENSGPGGFAHAARNITPIMEIARDMENLCPDAWLINFTNPMARICAAIHRHTRIKVVGLCHQLSAGYAMVGKALANDLNIMVPDFFTSTHASPRYAASMFFTYFQAVEKVKIIAAGVNHFTWMLNLTDRKANADLYPLFRERWQALPENFEPLTRRVFDAFGLFPIPGDEHLCEYLPWVSDPVTKPWEKYELELYEWSDHEQSREDQWSSLAQAARDKANPEEFVPNYSEGAQEVIESFLTDGHLLWEALNIPNQGQITNLPLDAIIELPGTIAADGITGAQIGELPEGIAELLRREITISHLTVDAVLYGDRKLALQALLLDSVIRDMDIAQKILDEYLIAYREQLPTFWE, encoded by the coding sequence ATGAAAGTACAACCGACAAAAATCGTATGCGTTGGCGCAGGTAGCTATTCCTTCGGGTTAACGACCCTGGTTTCTCTTTTGCGTAGCCCAATTCTCAACGGCAGCCAACTGATCCTGGTGGACAAAAACGAAGCCCACTTAGCGATCATGGTTGAACTGATCTCCTGGTTGAATGATGTGTGGGATGCTGGCATGCACATCGATGCCTATACGCATCATCGCCAGGCCCTCAAAGATGCAAATTTTGTAATTAACGCCATTGAAGTTGGACCGCGCGAGGGATTATGGGAATCCGACTTCCGCATCCCGCTAAAATTTGGTGTTCGTCAACCCTACGCAGAAAATAGCGGCCCTGGCGGTTTTGCCCATGCTGCTCGCAATATCACACCCATAATGGAAATTGCCCGCGACATGGAAAACCTCTGCCCTGATGCCTGGCTGATCAACTTCACCAACCCCATGGCGCGCATCTGCGCCGCCATCCACCGCCATACTCGCATCAAGGTGGTCGGCTTATGCCACCAGCTCAGTGCGGGTTATGCCATGGTCGGTAAGGCGCTGGCAAATGACCTCAACATCATGGTCCCCGACTTTTTCACCAGCACCCACGCCAGCCCTCGCTACGCTGCAAGCATGTTTTTTACCTATTTCCAAGCCGTCGAAAAAGTAAAGATTATTGCAGCCGGAGTTAATCACTTCACCTGGATGTTAAACCTGACCGACCGGAAAGCCAATGCTGATCTCTACCCGCTGTTTAGAGAACGCTGGCAAGCCCTTCCGGAAAACTTCGAACCTCTCACACGTCGAGTTTTTGATGCCTTCGGTCTTTTCCCGATTCCCGGTGATGAACACCTGTGCGAATACCTCCCCTGGGTCAGTGATCCCGTTACAAAACCCTGGGAAAAATACGAGCTTGAGCTTTACGAATGGTCTGACCACGAACAGAGCCGTGAGGATCAATGGTCAAGCCTGGCACAAGCCGCACGGGACAAGGCCAACCCCGAAGAATTTGTGCCGAATTATAGCGAAGGCGCTCAGGAGGTTATCGAAAGTTTCCTCACCGATGGTCATTTGTTATGGGAAGCCCTCAATATCCCCAACCAAGGACAAATTACCAATCTACCTTTGGACGCCATCATTGAATTACCCGGCACAATCGCTGCTGATGGCATCACAGGAGCCCAAATCGGTGAATTGCCAGAAGGAATCGCTGAACTCCTGCGCCGGGAGATTACTATTAGCCATCTCACTGTGGACGCTGTCCTGTATGGTGATCGGAAGCTGGCTCTACAGGCATTGTTGCTCGATTCTGTCATTCGTGATATGGATATCGCACAGAAGATATTGGACGAGTACCTTATCGCCTACCGGGAACAACTGCCAACATTCTGGGAATAA
- the gltA gene encoding NADPH-dependent glutamate synthase, whose translation MAEHIILAENYIAPETKKFIVYAPVIAKKRKPGQFVIIRISDRGERIPLTIVDSDEDAGTITLIVQGIGKSTRDINRLEIGDNIQDLVGPLGNPSPIDCFGHVVVIGGGVGTAVSFPQAKALKAAGNRVTAIIGARTRSLVILEDELAEFADKVLVCTDDGSYGRNGLVTDELNALLNSGEQIDYVLTVGPLAMMRAVAEMTRPHGIKTVASMNSIMVDGTGMCGGCRVSVGGTTKFACVDGPDFDAHLVDFDSLMKRNLAYIHEEQCALEQAAQKIEQANRKEVRKIPRQPMPAREPEERVKDFIEVNLGFTETQALLEAQRCLECKNPPCVEGCPVGVKIPDFIRLIKEGDYIASSKKYKENNVLAAVCGRVCPQSDQCEGACILAKRGEAVAIGALVRFVTDYERVHSNLTPEPFPFQQKTGKKVAIIGSGPAGLACAGDLIRMGHAVTVFEAYHEYGGVLTYGIPEFRLPKAIVREEVESLAALGVEFKPNIVIGVTYTIDELMEEEGYQAVFVGVGAGLPYFMNIPGENLVGVYSANEFLTRVNLMKAYEFPKSDTPVIDCLGKRVAVIGGGNTALDSARVALRLGASQSSIIYRRTDKEMPARLEEIKHAKDEHIDFQFLQAPVEYIGDERGWLKAMRLIRMELGEPDQSGRRSPVPIEGSEYEVPVDLVIVAIGNGSNPIIQRTTHDLNFNRWGNIIVDEETMATSKPGVFAGGDIVTGGATVILAMGAGRKAARSIDAYLQSSDGSK comes from the coding sequence ATGGCTGAACACATAATTCTTGCTGAAAATTATATTGCCCCCGAGACAAAGAAGTTCATTGTCTATGCACCGGTGATTGCAAAAAAACGCAAACCCGGACAATTTGTGATCATTCGAATCTCAGACCGTGGTGAACGTATCCCGTTGACTATCGTCGATTCGGACGAAGACGCCGGTACGATCACCCTTATCGTTCAGGGCATCGGTAAATCAACCCGTGATATTAACCGACTTGAAATCGGTGATAACATTCAAGACCTGGTTGGCCCTCTGGGCAACCCATCGCCAATTGATTGTTTTGGTCATGTGGTTGTGATTGGGGGTGGTGTCGGTACCGCGGTCAGTTTTCCACAAGCAAAGGCTCTTAAAGCAGCCGGAAATCGAGTTACAGCAATTATTGGCGCTCGTACTAGGAGTTTGGTCATTCTGGAGGATGAACTGGCTGAATTCGCAGATAAAGTTTTAGTGTGCACTGACGACGGTAGTTACGGTAGAAATGGGTTGGTCACCGATGAACTTAATGCTTTGCTTAATAGCGGCGAGCAGATCGATTATGTATTAACGGTTGGTCCCTTGGCTATGATGCGGGCAGTTGCTGAAATGACTCGACCACACGGTATTAAAACTGTCGCCAGCATGAACTCGATCATGGTCGATGGTACCGGGATGTGCGGAGGATGTCGTGTCTCAGTGGGAGGCACAACAAAATTTGCTTGTGTGGACGGTCCAGATTTTGATGCCCACCTGGTCGATTTCGATTCGCTGATGAAACGAAACCTGGCTTATATTCATGAAGAGCAGTGCGCCCTCGAGCAGGCAGCCCAAAAAATTGAACAGGCTAACCGTAAAGAAGTCAGGAAGATCCCACGCCAGCCGATGCCTGCCAGGGAACCTGAAGAACGGGTTAAAGATTTTATTGAAGTCAACCTCGGATTTACGGAAACCCAGGCTTTATTAGAAGCCCAACGCTGTTTGGAGTGTAAAAACCCGCCCTGCGTGGAAGGTTGCCCTGTCGGGGTAAAAATCCCTGACTTCATTCGATTGATCAAGGAGGGAGATTATATTGCTTCCTCAAAGAAATATAAAGAAAATAATGTGCTGGCAGCCGTGTGTGGCCGCGTTTGTCCACAATCCGATCAGTGCGAAGGTGCTTGTATTCTTGCCAAACGCGGTGAAGCTGTAGCGATTGGCGCCCTTGTTCGTTTCGTCACCGATTATGAACGTGTCCACAGCAACTTAACGCCGGAGCCCTTCCCCTTCCAACAGAAGACCGGTAAAAAAGTCGCCATTATCGGTTCCGGTCCAGCTGGACTCGCTTGCGCGGGAGATCTGATTCGTATGGGTCACGCAGTCACTGTCTTCGAAGCTTACCACGAGTATGGCGGTGTGCTGACCTACGGCATTCCAGAATTCCGCCTGCCAAAAGCGATCGTTCGGGAAGAAGTAGAAAGCCTGGCCGCACTGGGAGTGGAATTCAAACCCAATATTGTCATCGGGGTAACTTACACGATTGATGAATTGATGGAAGAAGAAGGCTACCAGGCCGTCTTTGTCGGTGTCGGCGCAGGCTTGCCTTATTTCATGAACATCCCCGGAGAAAACCTGGTCGGAGTCTACTCTGCCAATGAATTTTTAACCCGCGTCAACCTGATGAAGGCCTATGAATTTCCCAAATCCGATACTCCCGTAATTGATTGCCTGGGTAAGCGAGTGGCAGTGATCGGCGGCGGCAACACCGCCCTGGATTCAGCACGTGTCGCCTTGCGACTCGGTGCCTCCCAAAGCAGCATCATCTATCGACGGACTGACAAAGAAATGCCCGCCCGGCTGGAAGAAATCAAACATGCAAAAGATGAACACATCGACTTCCAATTCCTCCAGGCACCGGTCGAATACATCGGTGATGAACGGGGTTGGTTAAAGGCGATGCGCCTGATCCGCATGGAACTCGGCGAACCCGATCAATCCGGTCGCAGGAGCCCTGTCCCGATTGAAGGATCTGAATACGAGGTACCGGTAGACCTGGTCATCGTCGCCATCGGCAATGGCTCCAACCCGATCATTCAACGCACCACGCATGACCTGAACTTCAACCGTTGGGGCAATATCATTGTTGATGAAGAGACCATGGCTACTAGCAAACCTGGCGTGTTTGCCGGCGGAGACATCGTCACCGGCGGTGCAACTGTGATTTTAGCGATGGGTGCTGGGCGTAAAGCAGCCCGCTCAATTGATGCGTATTTACAATCTTCTGATGGGAGCAAATAA